GGAAAGTGATATGGCGCTGGTCGCGGACATGTCCACCGCCATGGCGGTGCCCTGGGCGAAGACACCGGCGCTGCAGATCATTCACGACCTGCAGGATCTCGACGGCAACCCCATTCCCTGTGCGCCGCGCAATGTGCTGAAGCGGGTAATTGGCATGTACCGGGAGCGCGGCTGGCAGCCGATTGTGGCTCCGGAACTGGAGTTTTACCTGACCCGTCCGAACGTGGACCCCAATGAGCCGATCCAGCCGCCGGTGGGACGCAACGGCCGTTCGGGCACATCGCTGCAGTCGTACTCCATGACTGCTATCGACGAATACGGCCCGGTGATCGACACCATTTACGAATTTGCCGAGGCCGCCGGCCTGCATATCGATTCGGTGATTCAGGAGGACGGTGCCGGGCAGGTGGAATTCAACCTGACCCACGGTGACCCGCTGCTGCTGGCGGATCAGGTGTTCTACTTCAAACGCATCATCCGCGAGGCCGCGCTGAAAAACGGTATGTTCGCCACCTTCATGGCCAAGCCCATGCGCGACCAACCCGGCAGCGCCATGCATATCCACCAGAGCGTGGTGGATATCGAGACCGGTAAAAACGTGTTCTCCGCGGACGACGGCAGTGCGACGGACCTGTTCCGCTATTTTATCGGCGGCACCCAGAAGCATATGCGGGAAGTGATGCCGTTTATCGCCCCGAATGTGAACTCCTATCGACGTTTTGAATCCGAGGCGAACTCCAGTGCGCCCACCAATATCGGCTGGGGTTACGATAACCGCGCCACCGGTCTGCGGGTGCCCAATTCCGGGGCTCAGGATCGCCGCCTGGAAAACCGGGTGGTGGGGGTGGACTCCAACCCGTATCTGGCCATTGCCGCCAGTCTGGTATGCGGCTATCTCGGTATGATCAACGGTGTCGAGCCCAGCGCGCCCGCGACCTCGGAATTGAATGAGGAGCAGGAAGAAAACTTCTATATCCCGCTTACCTTCGACGAAGCGCTGCGTATCTTTGACGATGCCGACGAGGTGCGCCAGGCACTGGGTGAGGACTTCTGCCAGCTGTACGCGGCGGTGAAATACGAGGAGATGCGCCTGTTCCACCGGGAGATTTCTCCCTGGGAGCGGCAGCATCTGTTGTTGAATGTGTAGAGGCTCAGCCCTGCGGAGGGTTGAGCCTGTCCCGCTCTGACAGAAGCACGCGCCCCAGTTCCCTGATCGGCGGTGTCTGCT
The nucleotide sequence above comes from Microbulbifer salipaludis. Encoded proteins:
- a CDS encoding glutamine synthetase family protein, yielding MSQPDANSWLETLPEAFLAYLNGRRLDEVECIVPDLNGMSRGKAMPLNKFSPDAPIFLPISIFYQTITGQDVEMAIENQWAESDMALVADMSTAMAVPWAKTPALQIIHDLQDLDGNPIPCAPRNVLKRVIGMYRERGWQPIVAPELEFYLTRPNVDPNEPIQPPVGRNGRSGTSLQSYSMTAIDEYGPVIDTIYEFAEAAGLHIDSVIQEDGAGQVEFNLTHGDPLLLADQVFYFKRIIREAALKNGMFATFMAKPMRDQPGSAMHIHQSVVDIETGKNVFSADDGSATDLFRYFIGGTQKHMREVMPFIAPNVNSYRRFESEANSSAPTNIGWGYDNRATGLRVPNSGAQDRRLENRVVGVDSNPYLAIAASLVCGYLGMINGVEPSAPATSELNEEQEENFYIPLTFDEALRIFDDADEVRQALGEDFCQLYAAVKYEEMRLFHREISPWERQHLLLNV